Proteins encoded in a region of the Strix uralensis isolate ZFMK-TIS-50842 chromosome Z, bStrUra1, whole genome shotgun sequence genome:
- the LOC141937473 gene encoding protein FAM240B-like translates to MSKHTNFRFHKMGGHDAEDLKNFWEKVIQEQTKQQESEESRLSKSALNKLRHEWTLRLEGRARQIQAHMKTQKGQMTVLSIEAFPSPDKNVA, encoded by the exons atgagCAAGCATACCAACTTTAGATTCCACAAGATGGGTGGTCATGATGCCGAAGACCTGAAGAACTTCTGGGAAAAAGTAATCCAAGAGCAAACTAAGCAACAAGAAAGTGAAGAGTCTAGGTTAAGCAAAAGTGCCCTGAACAA ACTCCGCCACGAATGGACTTTGCGTCTGGAAGGCCGAGCAAGGCAGATCCAGGCGCACATGAAAACGCAGAAAGGACAGATGACGGTGCTGTCCATCGAGGCTTTTCCCTCACCAGATAAAAACGTTGCTTGA